A portion of the Bacteroides faecium genome contains these proteins:
- a CDS encoding RNA polymerase sigma-70 factor, translating into MHISNNISSVQLFSEFFHENQEKFLSFAYSYIRDRQEAEDILMESMITLWENRDKWEEDSNLHALLLTIIKNKALNYLAHVQVRLRAEEEINTHRQRELDLRISTLEDCEPDTIFNAEIQHIVQKALKHMPEQSRKIFMLSRYQNTPNKIIAEQLGISLKSVEFHMTKALKILRTELKDYLISILL; encoded by the coding sequence ATGCACATATCGAACAATATATCTTCTGTTCAACTTTTTTCTGAATTCTTCCATGAGAATCAGGAGAAGTTCTTGTCATTCGCCTATTCATACATCCGTGATAGGCAGGAAGCGGAAGATATACTGATGGAATCTATGATAACTTTGTGGGAAAACAGAGATAAATGGGAGGAAGACTCTAATCTGCATGCGCTACTATTGACTATTATAAAAAATAAAGCGCTGAATTATCTGGCGCATGTGCAAGTCCGTCTTCGTGCTGAGGAAGAAATAAACACGCACAGGCAACGTGAACTCGATCTTCGTATTTCTACACTGGAAGATTGTGAGCCCGATACTATTTTCAATGCGGAAATACAGCATATTGTGCAAAAGGCTTTGAAACATATGCCGGAACAGAGTCGGAAGATTTTTATGCTAAGCCGCTATCAAAATACTCCCAACAAAATAATTGCCGAACAGCTTGGCATTTCGCTTAAAAGCGTGGAGTTCCATATGACTAAAGCACTGAAAATTCTGCGTACCGAGCTGAAAGATTATCTTATTTCTATTCTTTTATAA
- the pnp gene encoding polyribonucleotide nucleotidyltransferase encodes MINPIVKTIELADGRTITLETGKLAKQADGSVMLRMGNTMLLATVCAAKDAVPGTDFMPLQVEYKEKFAAFGRFPGGFTKREGRASDYEILTCRLVDRALRPLFPDNYHAEVYVNIILFSADGVDMPDALAGLAASAALAVSDIPFNGPISEVRVARIDGQFVINPTFDQLEKADMDLMVAATYDNIMMVEGEMHEVSEAELLEAMKVAHEAIKVHCKVQMELTEAVGKTVKREYDHEVNDDDLRKAVREACYDKAYAVAASGNKNKHERFDAFEAIREEFKAQFSEEELAEKAALIDRYYHDVEKEAMRRSILDEGKRLDGRKTTEIRPIWCEVGPLPGPHGSAIFTRGETQSLTSVTLGTKLDEKIIDNVLEHGKERFLLHYNFPPFSTGEAKAQRGVGRREVGHGHLAWRALKGQIPADYPYVVRVVSEILESNGSSSMATVCAGTLALMDAGVKIKKPVSGIAMGLIKNPGEEKYAVLSDILGDEDHLGDMDFKVTGTRDGITATQMDIKVDGLSYEILENALNQAKEGRMHILDKITETIAEPRADLKEHAPRIETMTIPKEFIGAVIGPGGKIIQGMQEETGAVITIEEIDGMGRIEVSGTNKKCIDDAMRMIKAIVAVPEVGEVYKGKVRSIMPYGAFIEFLPGKDGLLHISEIDWKRLETVEEAGIKEGDEIEVKLIDVDPKTGKFKLSRKVLLPRPEKK; translated from the coding sequence ATGATTAACCCAATTGTTAAGACGATCGAGTTGGCAGATGGAAGAACCATCACGCTCGAGACGGGAAAGTTGGCAAAACAGGCAGACGGTTCTGTAATGCTACGCATGGGCAACACCATGTTATTAGCTACTGTTTGTGCCGCTAAAGATGCAGTTCCCGGAACAGATTTTATGCCTTTACAGGTAGAGTACAAAGAAAAATTTGCGGCATTCGGCCGTTTTCCTGGCGGTTTCACCAAGAGAGAAGGTAGAGCTTCTGATTATGAAATTCTGACTTGCCGTCTCGTTGACCGTGCTCTCCGTCCTTTGTTCCCTGATAATTATCACGCAGAGGTATATGTGAACATCATCCTCTTCTCAGCTGATGGTGTAGATATGCCGGACGCATTGGCAGGACTTGCAGCTTCTGCAGCACTTGCCGTTTCAGATATTCCATTCAACGGACCTATCTCTGAAGTACGTGTAGCACGTATTGATGGTCAGTTCGTTATCAATCCTACTTTTGACCAACTGGAAAAAGCAGATATGGATCTTATGGTTGCCGCTACTTATGACAATATCATGATGGTAGAGGGTGAAATGCATGAAGTATCCGAAGCTGAATTGCTGGAAGCAATGAAAGTGGCTCACGAAGCTATCAAGGTTCATTGCAAGGTGCAGATGGAGTTGACAGAAGCTGTCGGCAAAACTGTGAAACGTGAATATGACCATGAAGTAAACGACGACGATTTGCGTAAGGCAGTTCGTGAAGCATGTTACGATAAAGCATATGCTGTTGCCGCTTCAGGAAATAAGAACAAGCACGAACGTTTTGATGCTTTCGAAGCTATCCGCGAAGAGTTCAAGGCTCAGTTCTCTGAAGAAGAACTGGCAGAAAAGGCTGCGCTGATCGACCGTTACTATCATGATGTAGAAAAAGAGGCAATGCGCCGTTCTATCCTTGACGAAGGTAAGCGTCTTGATGGTCGTAAGACCACCGAAATCCGTCCTATCTGGTGTGAGGTCGGTCCTCTGCCTGGTCCTCACGGATCTGCTATCTTCACTCGTGGTGAAACTCAGTCACTGACTTCTGTTACGTTGGGTACCAAACTCGACGAAAAGATTATCGACAATGTTCTGGAACACGGAAAAGAACGTTTTCTGTTACATTATAACTTCCCTCCTTTCTCTACAGGTGAAGCAAAAGCACAACGTGGTGTAGGTCGTCGTGAAGTCGGTCACGGTCACTTGGCTTGGCGCGCTTTGAAAGGACAGATTCCTGCTGACTATCCATATGTAGTACGTGTCGTTTCAGAAATCCTCGAATCCAACGGTTCTTCTTCTATGGCTACTGTATGTGCCGGAACATTGGCATTGATGGATGCAGGTGTGAAGATTAAGAAACCGGTATCAGGTATCGCTATGGGATTGATTAAGAATCCGGGAGAAGAAAAATATGCTGTATTGTCTGATATTCTTGGTGACGAAGATCACCTGGGTGATATGGACTTCAAGGTAACCGGAACAAGAGACGGTATCACTGCTACTCAGATGGATATCAAGGTAGACGGTTTGTCTTACGAAATTCTGGAAAATGCTTTGAATCAGGCTAAAGAAGGACGTATGCATATCCTAGATAAGATTACCGAAACAATTGCAGAGCCGCGTGCTGACTTGAAAGAACATGCTCCTCGCATCGAAACGATGACAATTCCTAAGGAATTCATCGGTGCTGTGATCGGCCCTGGTGGAAAGATCATCCAAGGTATGCAGGAAGAAACAGGTGCTGTGATTACTATTGAAGAAATTGATGGTATGGGTCGCATCGAGGTTTCCGGAACAAACAAGAAATGTATTGATGATGCAATGCGCATGATTAAAGCAATCGTTGCTGTTCCTGAAGTTGGTGAAGTGTACAAAGGTAAAGTTCGTTCTATCATGCCTTACGGTGCGTTTATCGAATTCTTGCCGGGCAAAGACGGTTTGCTGCACATTTCTGAAATTGACTGGAAACGTCTTGAAACTGTAGAAGAAGCCGGAATCAAGGAAGGTGACGAAATTGAAGTGAAACTGATTGACGTCGATCCAAAGACAGGCAAATTCAAACTTTCCAGAAAAGTTTTGTTGCCAAGACCGGAGAAAAAGTAA
- a CDS encoding TonB-dependent receptor: MRKISLKGLFCPKSLESKQIILTMKITLFLLLFVTFQAYCENGYSQSAKISIPRSTLKVSELLSKIESQTDYLFVYNKQTVDVKRVVNVVADNQPVSEILDRAFKGTGVHYVMEGNNIVLTKTVENSASTQQQKVITVKGTVTDARGEGIIGASIVEKGTTNGTITDLDGNFTLKLPADAVLNVSYVGYQQQSIPVNGQTNFNIKMEEEAMALEQVVVTAMGIKKKEASLTYSTQQVGGDELTRAKDPNMINALAGKTAGVQITKSAAGLGGSAKVSIRGARSAFASGNNQPLYVIDGVPMLNNSTESTATVMGGENDGVNRDAGDGVSNLNPEDIESMSILKGASAAALYGSQAANGVILITTKKGKAGMQKVTFSSNLTVDHAISLPEFQNSYGRMEGGTSSWGEKGNLTDYNNVDNFFSNGVTAINTVSFMGGNDKSQTYFSYANTTAKGIIDSNKLQKHNLTFRETASFFNDRLKLDGNANLMTQTIKNSPSSGGYYLNPLVNIYGFPRGMDMTPYRDNFELYDADRNMNLQNWYVTNEDGSISEWDQNPYWIKNRVTNRNKRYRAMASLTANVKVNNWFTLQARGNVDFVSDKFENKMYASTSPNIAGTYDGLMNGRYVWSDSQNFQVYGDLMAMFNKTFNKFSINGAVGTSINATTANSLMIDSKLASLYHPNVFTVPNVVSTSKAAISHTIDSKRTIQSVFATAQLGWDEMLYLDLTARNDWSSTLANTNSKNSGFFYPSAGVTWILSRTLKMPEWISFSKIRGSWAQVGNDLPIGITSLADIVQAGGAIQVNDKEHRGDLKPEISTSFEVGTEWRFFNSRLGIDFTWYQTDTKNQLLMMPNPAGSLYAYRYINAGKIRNKGFELTVDGTPLMNDNFRWKTAVNVSANRNKVISLHPDYTQFSYGQEGFSMAYQMRIKEGGKLGDIYGNAFVRNDDGSIQVNADGSPVNKTGNKDLLGNANPDCLLGWSNTFTYKGFTLYFLVDARIGGDVMSLTEADLDSRGVTKATAEARDRGYVEYNGQRFDNVKGFYGAVGGRNGISEYYMYDATNIRLRELSLSYALPRTWLAKSKVVQGIDVSFVARNLFFFYKDAPFDPDATLSVGNNNQGVDVFGMPTTRNIGFNVKFTF, translated from the coding sequence ATGAGAAAAATTTCTTTGAAAGGGCTTTTTTGCCCAAAAAGTTTAGAATCTAAGCAAATAATACTGACTATGAAGATCACTTTATTCCTTCTTCTGTTCGTAACATTTCAAGCTTATTGTGAGAATGGATACTCTCAGAGTGCAAAAATCAGCATCCCACGCTCGACGCTGAAAGTAAGTGAGTTACTCTCCAAGATAGAGTCACAGACCGATTACCTCTTCGTTTACAACAAACAAACAGTGGATGTAAAGCGGGTAGTTAATGTAGTTGCCGACAATCAGCCGGTATCCGAAATACTCGACCGGGCTTTCAAAGGTACGGGTGTTCATTATGTGATGGAAGGCAATAACATTGTGCTGACCAAGACCGTAGAGAATAGTGCATCCACACAACAACAGAAGGTAATTACAGTAAAAGGTACTGTGACCGATGCGAGGGGAGAAGGCATTATTGGTGCTAGCATTGTAGAAAAAGGTACGACGAACGGAACCATTACCGACTTGGATGGTAACTTTACTTTGAAGCTTCCTGCCGATGCAGTTCTCAACGTTTCCTATGTAGGCTATCAACAGCAGAGCATTCCTGTAAACGGGCAGACGAATTTCAATATAAAGATGGAAGAAGAAGCGATGGCTTTGGAACAGGTAGTGGTTACCGCTATGGGTATCAAGAAGAAAGAAGCTTCTCTGACTTATTCTACCCAGCAAGTGGGAGGGGATGAACTTACCCGTGCCAAAGACCCGAATATGATTAACGCACTGGCTGGTAAAACCGCTGGTGTGCAGATTACTAAAAGTGCAGCAGGACTGGGTGGATCTGCCAAAGTATCTATTCGTGGCGCCCGCTCTGCTTTTGCCAGTGGAAATAACCAGCCTCTGTATGTGATTGACGGTGTGCCAATGCTCAATAATAGTACAGAATCAACAGCTACTGTAATGGGTGGTGAAAATGACGGCGTGAATCGCGATGCAGGTGATGGTGTATCCAATCTGAATCCGGAAGATATTGAGAGCATGAGCATTCTGAAAGGTGCTTCTGCTGCAGCGCTTTATGGTTCACAGGCAGCCAATGGTGTTATCTTGATTACTACCAAGAAAGGTAAGGCCGGTATGCAGAAAGTAACTTTCTCTTCCAATCTGACGGTAGACCATGCAATTAGTCTGCCGGAGTTTCAGAACTCATATGGGCGGATGGAAGGAGGAACCAGTAGTTGGGGAGAAAAAGGAAACCTCACGGATTATAACAATGTAGATAATTTCTTCAGTAATGGTGTGACTGCTATCAATACAGTTTCTTTCATGGGTGGCAATGATAAATCGCAAACTTATTTCTCTTATGCGAATACTACTGCCAAGGGTATCATTGACTCAAACAAACTTCAGAAACATAACCTTACTTTTCGCGAAACTGCCAGTTTCTTCAATGATCGCCTGAAACTGGACGGTAATGCGAATCTGATGACGCAGACTATCAAGAATAGTCCTTCTTCCGGTGGATATTACCTCAATCCGTTGGTGAATATCTATGGTTTCCCTCGCGGAATGGATATGACTCCTTATCGGGATAATTTTGAACTCTATGACGCAGATCGTAACATGAACTTGCAAAACTGGTATGTGACCAACGAAGATGGCTCAATCAGTGAATGGGATCAGAACCCTTATTGGATAAAGAACCGTGTGACTAACAGGAACAAACGTTACCGTGCAATGGCCTCTCTGACAGCTAATGTGAAAGTGAATAACTGGTTTACTTTGCAAGCTCGTGGCAATGTGGATTTTGTCAGTGATAAATTTGAAAATAAGATGTATGCTTCCACCTCTCCGAATATTGCCGGAACGTATGACGGACTTATGAATGGCCGCTATGTATGGTCGGATAGTCAGAATTTCCAGGTGTACGGTGACTTGATGGCTATGTTCAACAAGACATTCAACAAGTTTTCTATCAACGGAGCTGTCGGCACAAGTATCAATGCTACAACGGCCAACTCACTGATGATTGATTCCAAACTTGCTTCATTATATCATCCCAATGTATTTACAGTTCCGAATGTAGTATCGACTTCCAAAGCGGCTATTTCCCACACTATCGACTCTAAACGTACAATTCAGTCGGTATTTGCGACTGCGCAACTCGGTTGGGACGAAATGCTTTATCTTGACCTGACAGCCCGTAACGACTGGTCGTCTACACTGGCTAATACAAACAGTAAAAATTCTGGTTTCTTCTATCCATCTGCAGGTGTGACATGGATTTTATCCAGGACGCTGAAAATGCCCGAATGGATATCATTCAGTAAGATACGTGGCTCATGGGCGCAGGTTGGTAATGACTTGCCGATCGGTATCACCAGTCTTGCCGATATTGTACAGGCAGGGGGTGCTATTCAGGTGAACGATAAAGAACATCGTGGTGACTTGAAACCGGAAATCAGTACTTCTTTTGAAGTTGGTACGGAATGGAGATTCTTTAACAGCCGTTTGGGGATTGATTTTACTTGGTATCAGACAGATACAAAGAATCAGTTGCTGATGATGCCTAATCCTGCAGGTTCTCTTTATGCTTATCGCTATATCAACGCTGGTAAGATACGTAATAAGGGTTTTGAACTTACTGTTGACGGAACTCCGCTGATGAACGACAATTTCCGTTGGAAGACTGCGGTAAACGTGTCTGCCAACCGTAATAAAGTAATTTCTTTACATCCTGACTATACTCAGTTCTCTTATGGACAGGAAGGTTTCTCTATGGCATATCAGATGCGTATTAAAGAAGGCGGTAAGTTAGGAGATATTTATGGTAATGCCTTTGTCCGCAATGACGACGGTTCCATTCAAGTAAATGCTGACGGTTCACCGGTGAATAAAACCGGTAATAAAGACCTTCTTGGTAATGCTAATCCGGATTGTCTGTTGGGATGGAGCAATACCTTTACTTACAAAGGTTTCACTTTGTATTTCCTTGTTGATGCACGTATTGGCGGTGATGTAATGTCATTGACAGAAGCCGACCTGGATTCTCGTGGTGTAACCAAGGCAACTGCTGAAGCTCGTGACCGCGGTTATGTAGAATATAATGGTCAGAGATTTGATAATGTGAAAGGGTTCTATGGAGCAGTAGGAGGACGTAATGGTATTTCGGAATATTATATGTATGATGCAACTAATATCCGTTTGCGTGAATTGTCACTTAGTTATGCTCTTCCGAGGACGTGGCTGGCAAAGAGCAAAGTTGTTCAGGGAATTGATGTATCATTTGTTGCCCGTAATTTATTCTTCTTCTATAAAGATGCCCCATTCGATCCGGATGCAACTTTGTCAGTAGGAAACAACAATCAGGGTGTGGATGTATTTGGAATGCCGACTACCCGCAATATTGGATTCAACGTTAAATTTACATTCTAA
- a CDS encoding DMT family transporter, which translates to MKNKKLEANLSMAVSKIFSGLNMNALKYLLPLWMSPLTGATLRCTFAAVAFWVIGWFMPPEKSSTKDKWLLFLLGAFGLYGFMFLYLAGLSKTTPVSSSIFTSLQPIWVFLIMIFLHKEKATAKKVIGISIGLIGALVCILTQQSDDLASDAFMGNMLCLVSSVVYAIYLILSHRILTSIGAMTMLRYTFSGAAVSAIIVTMITGFDAAVFSMPFHWTPFLILMFVLIFPTTISYMLLPVGLKYLKTTVVAIYGYLILIVATVASLILGQDRFSWTQTFAIIFICIGVYLVEVAESKEG; encoded by the coding sequence ATGAAGAATAAGAAACTAGAGGCTAACCTGAGCATGGCCGTCTCGAAAATTTTTAGCGGTTTGAATATGAATGCCCTGAAGTACCTTCTGCCTTTGTGGATGAGTCCGCTGACGGGAGCGACACTCCGCTGTACATTTGCAGCAGTTGCTTTTTGGGTAATCGGATGGTTCATGCCACCGGAGAAATCATCGACCAAGGACAAATGGTTACTCTTCCTGCTAGGGGCTTTTGGACTTTATGGCTTTATGTTTCTTTATTTGGCGGGGTTGAGTAAGACGACTCCTGTATCCAGTTCTATCTTCACTAGTCTTCAGCCTATTTGGGTGTTCCTTATTATGATCTTCCTTCATAAGGAGAAGGCAACCGCCAAAAAGGTGATTGGTATCTCTATCGGGCTGATTGGAGCGTTGGTCTGTATTCTGACGCAGCAAAGCGATGATTTGGCATCCGATGCTTTTATGGGAAATATGCTCTGTCTGGTTAGTTCCGTTGTCTATGCTATCTACCTGATTTTGAGTCATCGTATTCTTACTTCTATCGGGGCAATGACCATGTTGAGATATACTTTTTCCGGTGCGGCCGTATCTGCTATTATAGTGACAATGATTACCGGCTTCGACGCTGCGGTATTCTCCATGCCGTTCCATTGGACGCCTTTCCTTATCTTGATGTTTGTGCTGATTTTCCCAACCACCATAAGTTATATGTTACTCCCTGTCGGATTGAAATATCTCAAGACAACAGTGGTAGCCATTTATGGTTATCTGATTCTGATCGTGGCGACTGTTGCTTCTCTTATTCTAGGGCAGGACCGTTTCAGTTGGACGCAAACGTTTGCCATTATTTTTATCTGTATCGGAGTCTATTTGGTGGAAGTTGCCGAAAGCAAAGAGGGATAA
- a CDS encoding HIT family protein: MATIFSRIIAGEIPCYKIAENEKFFAFLDINPLVKGHTLVVPKQEVDYIFDLSDEDLAAMHVFAKKVARAIEKAFPCQKVGEAVIGLEVPHAHIHLIPIQKESDMLFSNPKLKLSDEEFKSIAQAINSSL; the protein is encoded by the coding sequence ATGGCAACAATATTCAGCAGAATCATCGCAGGCGAAATCCCCTGCTACAAGATAGCGGAAAACGAAAAGTTTTTTGCTTTTCTCGATATCAACCCGTTGGTAAAAGGACATACCTTGGTGGTGCCCAAACAGGAAGTAGACTATATTTTCGATTTGAGCGATGAAGACCTGGCTGCTATGCATGTATTTGCGAAGAAAGTAGCCCGTGCCATCGAAAAGGCCTTTCCTTGCCAAAAAGTAGGCGAAGCTGTTATCGGACTGGAAGTTCCTCACGCACACATTCATTTGATTCCCATCCAGAAGGAATCGGATATGTTGTTCTCGAATCCGAAACTGAAATTGTCGGATGAAGAATTCAAGTCCATAGCACAAGCAATCAACTCCTCTCTATAA
- a CDS encoding DUF4369 domain-containing protein has translation MKKVTFAALAALTMTACSSGPKFQVNGDVSGADGKMLYLEASGLEGIVPLDSVKLKGEGTFSFKQPRPESPEFYRLRVDDKVINFSVDSIETIQVKAPYVDFSTAYTVEGSENSNKIKELTQKQIKLQKDVDDLLAALRSNKIGHDVFEDSLATLLNNYKEDVKVNYIFAAPNTAAAYFALFQKLNNYLIFDPLNNKDDVKCFAAVATSLNNAFPNAVRSKNLYNIVIKGMKNTRQPQAKALEIPQEKIVETGIIDIALRDVKGNVRKLTDLKGKVVLLDFSVFQSPAGAPHNLMLRELYNEYAKSGLEIYQVSLDADEHYWKTSADNLPWVCVRDGNGVYSTNVAVYNVRQVPSIFLINRNNELKLRGEDIKDLEAAVKSLL, from the coding sequence ATGAAAAAGGTTACTTTTGCAGCGCTCGCCGCACTTACTATGACAGCTTGTAGTTCCGGTCCTAAATTCCAGGTGAACGGGGATGTATCGGGAGCCGACGGTAAAATGCTTTATCTCGAGGCTTCCGGCCTGGAAGGTATTGTTCCGCTCGATTCAGTAAAACTGAAAGGGGAAGGCACATTCAGCTTCAAGCAACCCCGTCCCGAATCACCCGAATTCTATCGCTTGCGCGTAGACGACAAAGTTATCAACTTTTCTGTAGACTCCATCGAAACTATTCAGGTCAAAGCACCGTATGTAGATTTCTCTACCGCTTATACCGTGGAAGGTTCGGAGAACAGCAACAAGATAAAAGAACTGACGCAGAAACAGATTAAGCTTCAGAAAGATGTGGATGATTTGCTGGCTGCACTGCGCAGCAACAAAATCGGACATGATGTCTTTGAAGACAGCCTGGCGACACTGCTCAACAATTATAAGGAAGATGTAAAAGTCAACTATATCTTTGCCGCTCCCAACACGGCAGCCGCTTACTTTGCCTTATTCCAGAAGCTCAACAATTATCTGATATTCGACCCGTTGAACAATAAAGATGACGTAAAGTGTTTTGCCGCTGTTGCCACGAGTCTCAACAACGCATTCCCGAATGCCGTACGTTCCAAGAATCTTTATAATATCGTAATCAAAGGAATGAAGAATACACGCCAGCCGCAAGCGAAAGCGTTGGAAATTCCCCAGGAAAAAATCGTAGAAACGGGAATTATCGACATCGCCCTTCGCGACGTGAAAGGAAATGTACGCAAACTGACCGACCTGAAAGGTAAAGTCGTGCTGTTAGACTTCTCCGTATTCCAGTCGCCTGCCGGAGCTCCTCACAACCTGATGCTTCGTGAACTATATAATGAATATGCAAAGAGTGGACTGGAAATCTACCAGGTATCTCTCGACGCGGATGAACACTACTGGAAAACATCGGCCGACAACCTCCCCTGGGTGTGTGTACGCGATGGAAACGGGGTATATTCGACGAACGTAGCAGTATATAATGTCCGTCAGGTACCATCTATCTTTTTGATTAATCGTAACAACGAATTAAAGCTTCGTGGCGAAGATATCAAGGATTTGGAAGCAGCTGTCAAGTCATTGCTCTAA
- a CDS encoding FecR family protein produces MTQELLHKYFKGNATVEEEKRILNWVDESEENRKTLQKERMLFDIALFTNTKADNKREKAAMGTRILPMLRWSARIAAVIVVAVSCGFLFKEYHYGKEAHLQTVAVPAGQRAQITLADGTKVWLNAQSTLSYSHDFGRNERDVELDGEAYFEVAKNKEIPFNVNTETNQVRVVGTHFNVCAYRGSNEFTTTLLEGIVDIYANGGERPLTRLGVNEVFISRDGKFRKERFTDFDYLRWKDGLYCFDDTPFNLLLGKLEKYYKVKIIVNNPKVLNYRCTGKFKDQDGVEHVLKVIQKDHPFTYSMSAEKDSIFIK; encoded by the coding sequence ATGACCCAAGAGTTACTACATAAATATTTTAAGGGCAACGCTACTGTTGAAGAAGAAAAGCGTATTCTTAATTGGGTGGACGAATCCGAGGAAAACCGGAAGACACTGCAAAAAGAACGTATGCTGTTTGATATTGCCCTTTTCACCAATACCAAAGCAGACAATAAGAGAGAGAAGGCGGCAATGGGCACTCGCATTTTACCTATGTTAAGGTGGAGTGCCCGTATAGCTGCTGTCATAGTAGTGGCAGTCAGTTGCGGATTCCTGTTCAAGGAATACCATTATGGTAAGGAAGCTCATCTGCAAACTGTGGCGGTTCCTGCCGGTCAACGGGCGCAGATTACTTTGGCGGACGGTACGAAGGTATGGTTGAATGCACAGTCCACATTAAGTTATTCCCATGATTTCGGACGTAATGAGAGAGATGTGGAATTGGATGGAGAAGCCTATTTTGAAGTGGCGAAAAATAAGGAGATCCCCTTCAATGTAAATACGGAGACGAATCAGGTGAGAGTGGTAGGAACGCATTTTAATGTATGCGCTTACCGGGGAAGCAACGAATTTACAACTACTTTGCTTGAAGGTATTGTCGATATCTACGCAAATGGCGGTGAACGTCCGCTCACTCGTCTGGGAGTGAACGAGGTATTTATTTCCCGTGACGGAAAGTTCAGAAAGGAACGGTTTACGGATTTTGATTATCTCCGTTGGAAAGACGGTTTATACTGCTTCGATGATACTCCCTTTAATCTGTTGCTCGGCAAACTGGAAAAATATTATAAGGTGAAGATTATCGTGAATAATCCGAAAGTGCTGAATTATCGTTGCACGGGTAAATTCAAGGATCAGGATGGTGTGGAACACGTACTTAAAGTGATTCAGAAAGATCATCCGTTCACTTATTCCATGAGTGCCGAAAAAGACAGCATCTTTATAAAATAA
- the greA gene encoding transcription elongation factor GreA translates to MAYMSEEGYKKLMAELKELETVERPKISAAIAEARDKGDLSENAEYDAAKEAQGMLEMRINKLKTVIADAKIIDESKLKTDSVQILNKVELKNVKNGMKMTYTIVSESEANLKEGKISVNTPIAQGLLGKKVGEVAEITVPQGQIALEVVNISI, encoded by the coding sequence ATGGCTTATATGTCAGAAGAAGGTTACAAGAAACTGATGGCGGAACTAAAAGAACTGGAAACAGTGGAACGCCCGAAGATCTCTGCGGCAATAGCCGAAGCCAGAGATAAAGGAGACTTGTCGGAAAATGCAGAGTACGATGCAGCCAAAGAGGCACAAGGTATGTTGGAAATGCGTATCAACAAACTGAAAACGGTGATCGCAGATGCAAAGATCATCGATGAATCCAAACTCAAGACTGATTCCGTACAGATCTTAAATAAAGTAGAGCTGAAGAATGTAAAGAATGGAATGAAGATGACATACACCATCGTTTCTGAAAGCGAAGCTAACCTGAAAGAAGGAAAGATTTCCGTCAACACTCCGATTGCACAAGGTCTGCTTGGCAAGAAGGTGGGTGAAGTAGCAGAAATTACTGTTCCACAGGGTCAAATTGCATTGGAAGTAGTAAACATATCAATTTAA